In Ascochyta rabiei chromosome 11, complete sequence, the following are encoded in one genomic region:
- a CDS encoding Phosphatidylserine decarboxylase, translated as MAAPCSRALVRASTARRQTASAFPCTPTPARTPTRVPSRSFASSRPLRAQQHRKESFRARLGAALGKTRIKWEPMPIALGVAFLGAFQLYRVQRREKHSQPEHDGGEHVDQHGRPKKRERIRPSGPWTVQVMSTLPLKALSRLWGRFNEIDIPYYFRVPGFKLYSFLFGVNLDEVSEPDLHVYPNLAAFFYRTLKPGARPLDPNPNAVLSPADGKVIQFGTIEHGEVEQVKGVTYSLDALLGSNRPSQPSDNVADSQLRASEHVKTPKDHEDTVRADEEFANVNGISYTLPNLFSGPWPKGGKPAEMPTDQSTHSAPSSEAEVRADLALSESARPWWAPASQKTPTALYYCVIYLAPGDYHRFHSPVSWVVESRRHFAGELYSVSPYLQRTMPGLFTLNERVVLLGRWRWGFFSYTPVGATNVGSIKINFDRELRTNSLTTDTAADRAAEQAAARGEPYSGFAEASYRSASHVLGGHSLKRGEEMGGFQLGSTIVLVFEAPKGLRPSLDDGYQPERNGGFVWNIEQGKKVKVGEALGAVQEANHSL; from the exons ATGGCCGCCCCCTGCTCCCGCGCCCTCGTCCGGGCGAGCACCGCCCGCCGACAGACCGCCTCTGCCTTCCCCTGCACACCCACGCCCGCCCGCACACCCACACGCGTCCCCTCGCGCTCCTTTGCCTCGTCCCGCCCCCTCCGCGCCCAGCAGCACCGCAAGGAGTCGTTCCGCGCGCGGCTGGGCGCAGCCCTCGGCAAGACCAGGATCAAGTGGGAGCCCATGCCCATTGCCCTCGGCGTCGCCTTCCTCGGCGCCTTCCAGCTGTACCGCGTCCAGCGCAGGGAAAAGCACTCCCAGCCCGAGCACGACGGGGGCGAGCATGTCGACCAGCACGGCCGCCCCAAGAAGCGCGAGCGCATACGGCCTAGCGGGCCCTGGACCGTCCAGGTCATGTCGACGCTGCCCCTCAAGGCCCTCTCGCGCCTCTGGGGCAGGTTCAACGAAATCGACATCCCCTACTACTTCCGCGTCCCCGGCTTCAAGCTGTACTCGTTCCTCTTCGGCGTCAA CCTCGACGAGGTCTCCGAGCCTGACCTGCACGTCTACCCCAACCTGGCCGCCTTCTTCTACCGCACCCTCAAGCCCGGCGCCCGCCCCCTCGACCCCAACCCCAACGCCGTCCTCTCGCCCGCCGACGGCAAGGTCATCCAGTTCGGCACCATTGAGCACGGCGAGGTCGAGCAGGTCAAGGGCGTCACCTACAGCCTCGACGCCCTCCTCGGCTCCAACCGCCCCTCCCAGCCCTCGGACAACGTCGCCGACTCGCAGCTCCGCGCCTCGGAACACGTCAAGACCCCCAAAGACCACGAGGACACGGTCCGCGCCGACGAGGAGTTTGCCAACGTAAACGGCATCTCCTACACCCTCCCCAACCTCTTCTCCGGCCCCTGGCCCAAGGGCGGCAAGCCCGCCGAGATGCCCACCGACCAGTCCACCCACTCTGCCCCCTCCTCCGAGGCTGAAGTCCGCGCCGACCTCGCCCTGAGCGAGTCGGCCCGGCCCTGGTGGGCGCCCGCCTCCCAGAAGACGCCCACCGCCCTCTACTACTGCGTCATCTACCTGGCCCCCGGCGACTACCACCGCTTCCACTCGCCCGTCTCGTGGGTCGTCGAGTCGCGCCGCCACTTTGCCGGCGAGCTCTACTCGGTCTCGCCCTACCTGCAGCGCACCATGCCGGGCCTCTTCACCCTCAACGAGCGCGTCGTCCTGCTCGGCCGCTGGCGCTGGGGCTTCTTCAGCTACACCCCCGTCGGCGCCACCAACGTCGGCTCCATCAAGATCAACTTCGACCGCGAGCTGCGCACCAACAGCCTGACCACCGACACCGCCGCCGACCGCGCCGCCGAACAGGCCGCCGCCCGCGGCGAGCCCTACTCGGGCTTTGCCGAAGCCTCCTACCGCAGCGCCAGCCACGTCCTCGGCGGCCACAGCCTGAAGCGCGGCGAGGAAATGGGCGGCTTCCAGCTCGGCTCCACCatcgtcctcgtcttcgaGGCCCCCAAGGGCCTCCGTCCCAGCCTCGACGACGGCTACCAGCCCGAGCGCAACGGCGGCTTCGTCTGGAACATTGAGCAGGGCAAGAAGGTCAAGGTCGGCGAGGCCCTCGGCGCTGTCCAAGAGGCGAACCACTCGCTGTGA